The Hippoglossus stenolepis isolate QCI-W04-F060 chromosome 1, HSTE1.2, whole genome shotgun sequence DNA segment TGACACAAACAAGAGCTTTTTATTTCCAGCTGTGTGGATCTGAACATCTGTAATGAGGGGTTAGTCACTATGAACTCATGGGATTCACTCTGTTCTGTCACTCCAGCTGATGAAGGATTTTTTATTAAGGGCTCTGTGTTCGGCTCAGTCGTGTTCACCTTATATTTGCTTCCATTAGGAAACGTTATCAGGAAACACTCACTGCTCCGTGGACGACACCCAGTTAAACctgtcaataaaaccagaacaatgtCGTCAATGAACTAAACGTTTCAAGGACATAAAACCTGGATGAGCTGTAGtgttaaactcagataaaacagaggttctaatacttaaacaccttagagatacatcatctaatgatgaagctgctCTAGATGACATCATCTTTGCTTCCAGTGAAAcatcaggaacttgggagtgatctttgatcccgatttgtcctttgattctcacttaaaactaatttctaggaccaccttcttccacttgcgtaacatctcaaacatcagacatgtctcaaaaagatgcagaagaacgagtccaggcctttgttccatccagacgtgattattgtaattccttattatcaggctccagcaggaagtcgttaaagactctgcagtttgtcctaaatgctgcagcacgtgtcctgaagagaaccaggaccagagaccacgtctcctgtgttagcttcactacactggcttcctgttaaatttagaatttaaagccctcctcctcacctacattaataatatggcagcatcgaaccttaaagagctcatcgtaccttatcaccactagagccctgagctcccagaattcaggctgtcgtccctaaagtctctaaagcagaggaggagccagagcttcagcatcaagctcctctcctgtggaatcatctcagcttcagttctggaggcagactccctctgaacgttgaagattcaaaccttcctttaggataaagcttatagttagagctggtccaggtttGTGTTAGATtttagttctgctgctgcaggtctagaatgtcggggacacatgacacacggagcttctaCCATCAGGAACTCCTCAGttcatctgctccttcatctccatcagacattaagtagaaacactttaaacatgaagttacaaactggttcttctcatgtagtgaatcctgttgtgttgatgtgttcagttccatcagcgTCTGTTGtccttgtgtcctgggagaggatcctcacatgggactgagctttattcactgatcatgACGTTTctctggtgtctggctgcagtcaataatccctcctcctccatgttagcagatgggacatggaccaaactaacaaatcaaagtagacgttaaataattgtttgtcaaagatggtttctgtcatttcagttcttatctcactgatgtttgttcaagtgtttctgatcagtttggattaaattagttatttgatgatataaaaacaggtggagacgtcatgattgacagctgagactgactcctgattgagTGTTTGTATCCAGGTTAATTAGGCTTCTGTTGTGGGCAgtaagaggaagtggagacgcatcatctttatttacagcttaTTATGGAAACCAAAACTTTTGCTTCATTTgcttaaattatgtttatttaaaaaacatatagaAACAGGAGCATTGGTGTAAACATACAGAAACAGTGTCGATACTTCACACTTCATTAAAACcaggacaggaaatgaagaaaacactAATCACAGCAGCACTTAATCTCCACACACATCACAACTGTACACGCTGGATCCACTGTGATCGTTCTCTTCTCAACAGTCTGGGTTTCTTTTTGAAATCATagatgaatttaaataaaatgatgggAACTGTAGTTGGCCACGTTTTAGAGAAGAACATGAAAACtgcacaaactaaaacaaaccttAAAGAATGTGTAGCATGTTTTCAATAAGCTGATTAAAACTGAACTCCTTTCAATCAGTTTATTTCAACTTCGGATTCTTGTCCTCACAGTCCAGTTCTGCCCTAAAGCAAATAAAGTGCGAGTCATGAAGAGTAAAAATGCAACTTCAACCTGTTTCAAGAGAAAACCCTGAAATTCAAGGGTTAATGGAACTACAAGAAATAATGATGTCACTTTCAGTCAAAATCCATTTGAGTTTGTTTGTCCTCTTTGCTGGTACGAACTCTAAAGACGTGTCCATCATTTTACAACAGATGGATTATTTTGTATCCTGATGCCAGAATCTGAACCGCGGAGGAAagtcaaaactgtaaaaaacaataaaaaagtgatatTTGTTAATGGGACCTTTTCCCCGTTCCTGAGTGAGCGGAGGAAATCTGAACAAACTGAAGTTATCAACAACAGTTtggagaattaaaaaaaactcactgtCGGTGCAAACACGAAATCCTCAGAACCAATAAGAACTGCAATgaaatatagatttatatatacataccGTACACGGGCTACTTCTTATACAAGGTACTGTCATTCTAGAAGCACTGGGACAGAAATCATATCAACGTAATGCAACATGTTCTCCTGGGATGTTAAGGTGGAATTTCAAGCCGCCGTTATTCTAACTGAGAAACTGGCAGTTGAGCTTTTTTCCAGTGTCTGTTTGACTATTAAAGGATGGCACACACGTTGTTCCACAGTCTGATGTCAGTAAAACTTCATCAAACTGAAAGAGGTTGAAATGAAGTAAGTTCAGTGTaagattgttgttttctttgcggatttaaaagttttattggTGTTTGTCAAAGTATATTGATACCACAGTAAAGTGTGATCGTTAATGCTCCGTTACTTTAAGACTCTGTGTAACAGTCTGGTCCCAACACATCGTGAAATCCTTCAGTTGCTTCAGTAAAGAAATGCCACTTGTTAATTCTCCACCTGGGATCACAGCGAatgtcagtctgtctctctgtctctttatgaAGAAGTGCCGTCCAGCTGCTTGTCCAGCTGCTCGTCCAGCTGCTCGTCCTCAAACGGGTAgctgagagcaggaggaaagcCCTGACTCCGAGGCTGTTCGTCAAACAacatcaaatcctccacatcTTTCCCTTTGTACCTCCGCCTGCAGATCTTTACTGTCACTTTCCGTCCCTGAAAGACTTTGAGAGCTTCTTTGGAAGCCATGGCCTTGGCAGCGGCCTCATCCCGCCCGTATCCTGTTCCCATGTAGACAGACTGACAGCGGACTTCACACACGTGGCCTTCCTTCTGTGTGCGAGCTGCAGGGAGGCCTGCGATGTCCTTCAACGGCACAAACACGCAGGTCACGGTCTCTTTACATGACTCCACACAGCTACGAAGGATTTCAAAATGGTCCTGGTTGGGACCGAAGCCCCCCGCCGATACCAACTTCCACGCCACGGCCTTGTAGAGGCGGTTGAAGAAGGGCTGGTGCTCGGCTGGAGCATGTGGAGCAGGTCCTGCTTTCTGACTCACCGGCCACGCTGCGCCTCGACCGTCGAGCTCATTAGTCCCACATTTGGCTCTTTTCACGCAGCCGTCAGCGTCGCTCTCTGCAAATGATGTCACAACACACAGGACAGTGTTGACTGCACAAAGAAACAGCCTCTAATGAGGAGCTCCAGCGTCAGGAGTGGgtgtgtgaagaaaagaaaaaccagcACACAATTGCAGTGACACATGCAGCAGTGGAGCAGAGCATAGAAACATGTTGTTGTCCATAACAAGCCACAGTTTGTCCACCCCCCCCAGCAGTCACATCTCTTATAAAAGGACCTTTATGGTGAAAACAACACGAATGATTTAACTCTTAATTCTGCACATTTCCTGGAGCTGAAAATCAGATCATATGTCAATAATAAATCCAAGGGGTTAGAAAGGTGACTAAATTTGAATAGTAACACACAGTTGACATGacacagggtttctgcaggtttcaactaGTTCAGACTCTTTCAGagattaataaatgaaattgaAGACCCATGTAATGTACGATGGATAAGAAGGAATATATTTAATTACTGACACTtcataaataaaagaagaagtagagagtagagaataaccctggAAACACCACAGACAAGCTGagtgaactgagatcagttctGAACGAGTGTTTGTAGACGATCAGTTCCCATGAATGTCTCCAAAATCAAGACCTTCTGTAATCTGCCCCGTTCACATAGTAATAACAACACCGCTTTTAAACCAGAGTCATTTAACGCACCAGCACAATGTTTACGTAACAACTGATTAAGTACGAGTCGGGAAAGAACTTGAACTAaagtgcggatctggatcaggggtgGATACAGATATTGGTTctactttcttcaacattgatttctcaggaaatgGTTCAAGGATCTTAATGGAAAAAAGAGTCATGTTTGGGAACGGatatgtgcgagtgtgtgattcatggatctagtggatttaaatgcagttttataGGGAGCATGCTGAGTGAAATACGagttttttctgtatttcaaacaaagtaaaaaatattggaaacattatttcaataaaaacacagttgatGGTTTTAGATTTCGTTTCCTCCTGAACTATCTCTGATGAAGTTAAAATTCACAGTTACTACAGTAATGTGCACTTCATTACCACTTCGCTTTCCTTTGGCCGTGGACTGATCTTTTGTCGTCTTGTGAACTGGAGGATCTTCTACAACAATCCCCTCTCCCATCTCCTTGATCTTGTCCATCACAGCCGGTGGATAACTGAGGGATGAAAGGAACAAAAGGAAAGTCACTCTTCATCGTCGCCTGCTGGAGTTCGATCATCCTGCCGTCAGTGCTCCCTACCTGCAGCCGAGGAAGACGTGATTGGCCCAGACCgtggacagagagagcagcCTGTCCAGACTGCTGCTGGGGACCCCGGGCTCCACGGTGGGGAAGGCCTCCATGTTTCTCAGGATGAACTCCCTCCGAGCGACCCACTGCTTGTTGCTCTCACAGTAAGTCCTGAGGGTTTCCACCCACTGGGCCAGCTCTGGGTTCTGACCCAGGTAGTCTGACACCGTGTCCTCTccgctcctctccccctccatctctGCAACCACAAACACCGGCTGTGTGAGAGACGCACACAATGATCACAGATCAATCACTacaagaagagagggatgagtgtctgtgtgagtctgtgtggaggtgtgagtctgtgtggagctgtgtgtctgtgtgagtctgtgtggaggtgtgagtctgtgtggagctgagtgtctgtgtgagtctgtgtgggggtgtgagtctgtgtgagtctgtgtggagCTGAGTTCTGTGGGGaggtgagtgtctgtgtgagtctgtgtggagctgagtgtctgtgtgagtctgtgtggaggtgtgagtctgtgtggaggtgtgtgtctgtgtgaaggtgtgtgtctgtgtgagtctgtgtggagctgagtgtctgtgtgagtctgtgtggaggtgtgtgtctgtgtgagtctgtgtgtctgtgtggaggtgtgtgtctgtgtgagtctgtgtgtatttctgtgtatgGAGGAGTGTATCTCTGTGTaaaggtgtgtctgtgtctctctctgtgtcactgtgtgtgtgtctctgtttaaaAGTATTGGTCTCTGTATCTGAGAGTGTGTCTCGAGTCTGTGTGTGGAGTTGTGTGTCCatgtaaaagtgtgtgtctctgtgtgtctcagtgtgtctcaatAATCACCTtcctgtccgtctgtctgtcttcagtTGGCTGTgggtctgtgtctcagtgtgtgtctgtgtctctctcagtgtgtcagtgctctcagtgtgtgtcagtgtctctgtggATCTGACAGAAGAATCAAaggttcaagtgttttaaaCCCAGTAGCTGCTAATGAGCCCTGAACCTACACAACACAGATGTGTTAGCCTGCTGTTAGCCTGCTGTTAGCCTGCTGTGTTTGGGTTAACTAGTTAAGCTAACTAGTTTCCACAGAGACTTTAACTAACGGTAAGTTACAGTTAGCTGGTGAACATTAGCTCAACCAGAGACTAATAACAATATCAGATTAATGACACATTAATCAGATTAATGTGTGTGAAGTAATACGTTTAAAGAAGTAACTCACCAGACTCTGATGCGATGTGTTgttagcagctagcagctagctacATGACCCGATGATGACGAAACACTGACTTTTTACCGAGGAACTACGTTTCCCAGAAGCCCCGTGCTCGCTACACGCTCCCTTCAAGCTGTGCTTTGCTTTGTTAAAGGTTCGTAGCTACGATATCTTagaataatacaataataagaTATGATTCTAATTTAGTGACGCTTTAGATTAAAGTGAGAAACCACAGAGAGCAGTTTAATGCTAACAGTTAGCCTCCAGCCTGCGCATCTACATCCCGTGATGCTTTGCGTGGTGACGCATGTCTCCTGCGACAGCTCTGGCGGCAGTTTGTTTTGGTTCCTGGATGAAGACTCAGCGGATCTGAAATAAACTGAATCAAGATGATTCACGAGCTGCTGATGGCGCTAAGCGGATATCCGGGAGATATCCTCACGTGGAGCAAAGGGACAGGACTACAGGTGAACGAGATTCTGTTCAACTCAGGTTCACAACTCACTGGGTTCTACTGGGTTCTACTGGGTTCATCTCTGTTCATCTCTACTCATCTGtattcatctctactcatctctactcatctctactcatctgtattcatctgtattcatctgtattcatctctactcatctgtattcatctgtattcatctctattcatctctactcatctgtattcatctctactcatctctactcatctttattcatctctattcatctgtactcatctctactcatctctattcatctgtattcatctctactcatctctattcatctgtattcatctctactcatctctactcatctgtactcatctgtattcatctctactcatctgtattcatctctactcatctgtattcatctctactcatctctactcatctgtattcatctctactcatctctactcatctctattcatctctactcatctctattcatctctactcatctctactcatctgtattcatctctactcatctgtattcatctttattcatctgtattcatctgtattcatctctactcatctgtattcatctctactcatctctactcatctctattcatctttattcatctgtattcatctctactcatctctactcatctgtattcatctctactcatctctattcatctctactcatctctattcatctctactcatctctACTCATCTTTATTCTATTCATCTCtattcatctctactcatctctattcatctgtattcatctctactcatctctgttcatctctgttcatctctattcatctgtactcatctctactcatctctactcatctctattcatctgtattcatctctactcatctctgttcatctctattcatctctattcatctctattcatctctactcatctctattcatctgtattcatctctactcatctctgttcatctctgttcatctctattcatctctactcatctcgactcatctctattcatctgtattcatctgtattcatctcTATTCATCTCTATTCATCTGTATTATCTCTCATCTCTATTCATCTCTGTTCATCTCTACTCGTCTCTATTTATCTCTATTCATCTCtattcatctctactcatctctactcatctgtattcatctgtattcatctctactcatctctgttcatctgtattcatctctactcatctctgttcatctctgttcatctctgttcatctctactcatctctactcatctctatttatctatattcatctctactcatctctgttcatctctactcatctctactcatctctGTTCATCTGTATTAATCTGTATTAATCTGtattcatctctactcatctctattcatctatattcatctctactcatctctgttcatctctactcatctctgttcatctgtattcatctgtattcatctgtattcatctctattcatctctattcatctgtattcatctctattcatctctactcatctctactcatctctactcatctctgttcatctctattcatctctactcatctctattcatctctattcatctctactcatctctattcatctctactcatctctattcatctgtattcatctctatttatctttaatctctgtctctctttatcGTCTACACATTGTTTATATGTTTTCCTTCTAAAATGTTGAAGTGGCAGCTCAACAAAGTTTAAGTTCAAATCCAGTAATTACAATTTATATATGagtttataatataatacaaacagTATAAACAGCTCCAgggtaaaaactaaatttgtatatgaaaataaggaaacattttatttagctACAATAAGAATTCTACGTGATGAATGTGTTGTCAGAACTTTGGTTGAGTTACTCACGTCATCAGATTCATCCGAGGTTTGGACTGAACGACACAGTCTCTTCAGTTTTCATCAGTTACCTGAGTAGAAGGAGAAACATGTCATTTTACTGGGTATCACTCggca contains these protein-coding regions:
- the LOC118105441 gene encoding CDKN2A-interacting protein, with protein sequence MEGERSGEDTVSDYLGQNPELAQWVETLRTYCESNKQWVARREFILRNMEAFPTVEPGVPSSSLDRLLSLSTVWANHVFLGCSYPPAVMDKIKEMGEGIVVEDPPVHKTTKDQSTAKGKRSESDADGCVKRAKCGTNELDGRGAAWPVSQKAGPAPHAPAEHQPFFNRLYKAVAWKLVSAGGFGPNQDHFEILRSCVESCKETVTCVFVPLKDIAGLPAARTQKEGHVCEVRCQSVYMGTGYGRDEAAAKAMASKEALKVFQGRKVTVKICRRRYKGKDVEDLMLFDEQPRSQGFPPALSYPFEDEQLDEQLDKQLDGTSS